CTCCAGGCTGGTGGCCACCCCAACTTCATACCGGAGCTGGGATAAACGCAGGCTTTCTTTAGCCTGCTCTACACTTTTGGTCAATACATGGTAGTTGGCCTCTGCCGTCTTCAGGTTGTTATAAGCCTGGTATACCGCCAGCATAGTATCCTGCCTGGTTTCCTCCAGCTTTACTTTAGCCTGCTCCAACGCATACTTATCCTGGCGGTAGGCAAAAACATTCGGCGTATAGTACTTGCTCGTGTATTCAAAGTTCAAGGCAGCTACCGCTTCCCCTTCCCTGGCCTGTACCATGGCTAGGTCGGTCTGCAGGGCCTCTTCTATAACTTCTGCCAGGTCGATCTCTTCCACCATTTCATATTCAGCCGTATCGGTAAGCCTTACCGGAGTATTCAGGTCTATTCCCAAAGTCCGGTTAAACTGCATTAACGCCAGCCGGTAGTTGTTTTCCGCAGTAGCCAGGTCGGCTTTAGCTTTAGCCAGCTGGACTTCGGCCATCAAAACGTCGTTTTTAGCCACCATACCGGCTCTCAAGCTTGCCTGTGCGGTATTCAGTTGGACCACGGCCCGCTCGTAGGCCGCCTGGCTGACGGAAACTGTTTTCTCCGCCTTGATAAGGTCATAATAACTTTTCTCCACTGCCAGGCTGATGGAACGTTTGGTGTAGTCCAGGGCTGCCCGGGCAATTTTAAGCTGTGCTTCTGCCGCCCGGGGAGCCACATGCTGGGCCTTCGCCGCCTCCAGAGAAGTCATCATCCCCAAGCCGACTAAAACATCTTCCTTATCTTCAACTTCTTCCGCCTGATCTTCCGCCTCCTCCAGGGCCCTTTCCGCATCCTCCACGGCCAACT
The nucleotide sequence above comes from Calderihabitans maritimus. Encoded proteins:
- a CDS encoding TolC family protein yields the protein MFKRTVILVAVLVLLTVAGAGSSMGEGGEYLELSLAESIRMALENNGQVKLAQLAVEDAERALEEAEDQAEEVEDKEDVLVGLGMMTSLEAAKAQHVAPRAAEAQLKIARAALDYTKRSISLAVEKSYYDLIKAEKTVSVSQAAYERAVVQLNTAQASLRAGMVAKNDVLMAEVQLAKAKADLATAENNYRLALMQFNRTLGIDLNTPVRLTDTAEYEMVEEIDLAEVIEEALQTDLAMVQAREGEAVAALNFEYTSKYYTPNVFAYRQDKYALEQAKVKLEETRQDTMLAVYQAYNNLKTAEANYHVLTKSVEQAKESLRLSQLRYEVGVATSLEVLQASEALQRAELMALEALHAYNLARAQFKYRVFGLSANGSYGAGGATLPAALAGMNQNGLSGQGVGTYGNQ